A single window of Triplophysa rosa linkage group LG2, Trosa_1v2, whole genome shotgun sequence DNA harbors:
- the ddx31 gene encoding probable ATP-dependent RNA helicase DDX31 produces the protein MADDVLMLNISSDPFKFPTKNNQRSFLSAEKYSWKGKKKESVKRKAVFEPQENSAFKQRKINQTGQQHTHKQKLQSPRSPSQRNNSRDTEETGYQRENKAAQSPSKVKTFPKKAPEEHKDHGRPFIKTSSLFKNNPEIPDVHSRAVTRVNENVFTNYTFEELNLHPHLVATLEKVLKVTSMTSVQKQSIPVLMFGKDAVIRSQTGSGKTLAYAIPVVQSLQAIQPKVKRSDGPLAVIIVPTRELALQTFQMFQNLLKPFIWIVPGVLMGGEKKKSEKSRLRKGINVLISTPGRLVDHIKNTLSIVFSAVRWLILDEADRTLDLGFEKDLTVILNALNSTGIARQNVLLSATLNEGLSRLASISMKDPATIHVSEGSKGTTQTRPQAAAQALSDSYSVPERLKQHVVVVPSKLHLVCLASFILAKCKFECGQKLIVFMSSCDAVEFLLTLFTKVLCAKSDTSPANLFNLYRLHGNMKQEARTEVFQEFSQCQTGILLCTDVAARGLDLAQVTWIVQYNPPISVEEYVHRVGRTARIGAQGSSLLFLTPSETAFVDVLANHNISLSEMKMIAILSTLMRDSRFKGRGKWDSKGSGAAFEQEVRERATVLQTDFENYVHANNESLQTAKSALQSFLRAYTTYPSSLKHIFHIRSLHLGHAAKSFGLRDAPKGLASSITPYPANCKDRKKGKDKRTPPSKLTTKERASNLIRSEYFSGIDGQSKSKKRRIKKKGNTEDSDAA, from the exons ATGGCCGATGATGTGTTGATGCTCAACATCTCTTCAGATCCTTTCAAGTTTCCCACCAAGAATAACCAGCGATCTTTTTTATCAGCAGAAAAATATTCATGG AAGGGAAAAAAGAAGGAATCGGTGAAAAGAAAGGCTGTCTTCGAGCCACAGGAGAACAGCGCATTCAAACAGAGGAAGATTAATCAAACTGGTcaacagcacacacataagcaaAAGCTGCAGTCCCCTAGAAGCCCATCTCAGAGGAATAATAGTAGAGACACAGAGGAGACTGGGTACCAGAGAGAAAACAAAGCTGCACAGTCCCCATCAAAGGTGAAAACATTTCCAAAGAAAGCTCCCGAAGAACATAAAGACCATGGCAGACCATTTATCAAGACATCCTCTCTCTTCAAAAACAACCCAGAGATCCCTGATGTCCACAG tcGTGCAGTAACTCGAGTAAACGAGAACGTTTTCACGAACTACACTTTTGAAGAGCTGAATTTGCATCCTCATTTG GTGGCAACTCTTGAGAAGGTGTTGAAAGTGACCAGTATGACCAG TGTACAGAAACAGAGCATACCGGTGCTGATGTTTGGTAAAGATGCTGTCATCCGTTCCCAGACTGGATCAG gaaaaacATTGGCCTATGCGATTCCAGTGGTGCAGTCCCTACAAGCAATACAACCAAAAGTGAAG AGATCAGATGGACCTTTGGCTGTTATCATTGTTCCAACCAGAGAG CTTGCCCTGCAGACCTTTCAAATGTTTCAGAATCTTCTAAAA CCTTTCATCTGGATTGTGCCAGGAGTTCTGATGGGAGGAGAGAAAAAGAAATCAGAAAAATCCAG ACTTAGAAAAGGGATTAATGTTCTGATCTCGACCCCCGGGAGACTGGTGGACCACATCAAGAACACTCTCAGCATTGTTTTCAGTGCTGTGCGCTGGCTCATTCTGGATGAAGCTGACAG GACTCTGGACCTGGGCTTTGAGAAAGATCTGACAGTGATTTTGAATGCTCTAAACTCCACTGGAATTGCCCGACAGAATGTGCTGCTTTCAGCCACTCTCAACGAAG GCCTGTCTCGATTAGCCAGCATCAGTATGAAGGACCCAGCGACCATTCACGTGTCAGAGGGAAGCAAGGGGACGACTCAGACGCGTCCCCAGGCGGCTGCTCAGGCTCTGTCAGACAGCTATTCTGTTCCTGAGAGACTGAAGCAGCATGTGGTGGTAGTGCCCAGCAAACTCCACCTGGTCTGTCTGGCGTCCTTCATTCTGGCCAAATGCAAG TTTGAGTGTGGGCAGAAACTGATTGTGTTCATGTCCAGCTGTGACGCTGTGGAGTTTCTTCTCACGCTCTTCACTAAAGTTCTGTGTGCGAAGTCCGACACCAGCCCAGCCAACCTCTTCAACTTGTACAGGCTCCACGGcaacatgaaacaagag GCGCGCACCGAGGTCTTCCAGGAGTTCTCCCAGTGTCAGACTGGCATTCTGCTATGCACA GATGTGGCTGCACGTGGATTGGATCTGGCCCAGGTTACATGGATCGTACAG TACAACCCTCCCATTTCCGTTGAGGAATACGTTCATCGCGTGGGCCGCACAGCTCGAATCGGAGCTCAGGGAAGCAGCCTGCTTTTCCTCACCCCCTCTGAGACGGCCTTTGTGGATGTGCTGGCCAATCACAACATCAG TTTATCCGAAATGAAGATGATCGCCATCTTGTCCACTTTGATGCGGGACAGCCGCTTCAAAGGCAGAGGGAAATGGGACAGTAAG GGATCAGGTGCTGCTTTTGAGCAGGAGGTGCGGGAGAGAGCCACTGTTTTACAGACAGACTTTGAGAATTATGTTCATGCCAATAATGAGTCACTGCAAACAGCGAAGAGTG CTCTGCAGTCTTTCCTGAGAGCGTACACCACCTACCCCTCCAGTCTGAAACATATCTTCCACATCCGCAGTCTGCACCTGGGCCACGCTGCTAAGAGCTTTGGCCTGAGGGACGCACCTAAGGGCCTGGCCAGCTCCATAACCCCTTATCCTGCCAACTGCAAAGACAGAAAGAAGGGCAAAGACAAGAG gACACCTCCCTCGAAACTCACAACAAAGGAGCGTGCATCAAACCTTATCCGATCTGAGTATTTCAGTGGGATAGATGGACAATCCAAGTCTAAGAAGAGGAGGATAAAGAAGAAAGGTAACACAGAGGATTCTGATGCTGCTTAA